Proteins from one Hyperolius riggenbachi isolate aHypRig1 chromosome 4, aHypRig1.pri, whole genome shotgun sequence genomic window:
- the TMEM200A gene encoding transmembrane protein 200A isoform X2 codes for MIATGGVITGLAALKRQDSARSQHLLSRPTSPPPEKKPVRRRPRADVVIVRGKIRLYSPSGFFLILGILVSVAGIAMAVLGYWPQKETFLTPELALEVNKTEILRETGMMVKFIEQHLHSEKMKMLGPFTMGIGIFIFICANAILHENRDKETKVIHMRDIYSTVIDVHSMRIKEQKHLNGTFSGLCGEIEYRHSDNPCASKLAANTIASFPGSYRSSSSIDDEESFPRENKSFTNLLPPLLMERSGSVFGLHSYPNRTDDRNSSSKKCETKSIVSSSINAFTLPVIKLNNCVIDEPDIDNITEDSEISSSRPRNVSMDSLVVPIPDDGGRPYKSANVPLSRSFSIMEPLRSDSSLTPSLSNGKLLSPGAAPKQFGSNTSLNILSSHSKSLDLDRGPSTLTVQGEQRKHPSWPRLDRSNSKGYMKLENKEDPIDSLIVPQAPPAKKDYTNKEKLLMISRSHNNLSFEHDEFLNTNLKRECFEE; via the coding sequence ATGATAGCAACAGGAGGCGTGATAACAGGACTGGCAGCCTTAAAGCGGCAAGATTCAGCCAGATCCCAGCACCTTCTTTCCCGGCCTACGTCCCCACCACCTGAGAAGAAGCCTGTCAGACGTCGGCCAAGAGCAGATGTAGTCATTGTCAGAGGGAAAATTCGACTGTACTCACCTTCTGGATTCTTTCTTATCCTGGGAATCTTGGTATCTGTAGCAGGAATTGCTATGGCAGTGCTGGGTTACTGGCCTCAGAAAGAAACATTTTTAACGCCTGAGCTTGCTTTAGAGGTTAACAAAACAGAAATACTGAGAGAAACTGGGATGATGGTAAAATTTATTGAACAACATTTACattcagagaaaatgaaaatgttAGGTCCTTTCACAATGGGCATtggtatatttatttttatttgtgctaATGCCATACTTCATGAAAATCGAGATAAGGAGACAAAAGTCATTCACATGAGAGATATATATTCAACTGTTATAGATGTCCATAGTATGAGGATCAAAGAACAGAAGCACCTTAATGGAACTTTCTCAGGCTTGTGTGGGGAAATTGAGTACCGTCATTCAGACAATCCTTGTGCATCCAAACTTGCTGCCAATACCATTGCATCATTTCCTGGAAGTTACAGAAGCTCCAGTTCTATTGATGATGAAGAAAGTTTTCCTCGAGAGAACAAAAGCTTTACAAATCTTCTGCCTCCCCTTCTTATGGAGCGCTCTGGCTCTGTCTTTGGCCTTCACAGCTATCCAAACAGGACAGATGACAGAAATAGTAGCTCCAAAAAATGTGAGACTAAGTCTATAGTGTCATCATCTATCAATGCTTTTACATTGCCTGTAATAAAACTGAATAACTGTGTTATTGATGAACCTGATATTGATAATATTACAGAAGACTCAGAAATTAGCAGTAGCAGACCAAGAAATGTATCAATGGATTCACTAGTGGTACCTATTCCAGATGATGGAGGCAGACCGTACAAGTCTGCCAATGTACCTTTATCACGTAGCTTCTCTATTATGGAACCACTAAGGAGTGACTCTTCCTTAACTCCTTCACTAAGTAATGGTAAGCTTTTATCCCCAGGTGCTGCTCCAAAACAGTTTGGATCGAACACATCTTTGAACATTTTATCTTCACATTCCAAATCTTTAGACTTAGACAGAGGACCTTCTACACTTACAGTTCAAGGTGAACAAAGGAAGCACCCAAGTTGGCCTAGGCTTGACCGCAGTAATAGCAAGGGATATATGAAACTTGAGAATAAAGAAGATCCAATAGATAGTCTAATTGTGCCCCAGGCACCACCAGCCAAGAAAGACTACACCAATAAGGAGAAGCTTTTAATGATTTCAAGGTCACATAATAACTTAAGTTTTGAACATGATGAATTTTTAAATACTAACCTCAAGAGGG
- the TMEM200A gene encoding transmembrane protein 200A isoform X1, which produces MIATGGVITGLAALKRQDSARSQHLLSRPTSPPPEKKPVRRRPRADVVIVRGKIRLYSPSGFFLILGILVSVAGIAMAVLGYWPQKETFLTPELALEVNKTEILRETGMMVKFIEQHLHSEKMKMLGPFTMGIGIFIFICANAILHENRDKETKVIHMRDIYSTVIDVHSMRIKEQKHLNGTFSGLCGEIEYRHSDNPCASKLAANTIASFPGSYRSSSSIDDEESFPRENKSFTNLLPPLLMERSGSVFGLHSYPNRTDDRNSSSKKCETKSIVSSSINAFTLPVIKLNNCVIDEPDIDNITEDSEISSSRPRNVSMDSLVVPIPDDGGRPYKSANVPLSRSFSIMEPLRSDSSLTPSLSNGKLLSPGAAPKQFGSNTSLNILSSHSKSLDLDRGPSTLTVQGEQRKHPSWPRLDRSNSKGYMKLENKEDPIDSLIVPQAPPAKKDYTNKEKLLMISRSHNNLSFEHDEFLNTNLKRGTSETRF; this is translated from the coding sequence ATGATAGCAACAGGAGGCGTGATAACAGGACTGGCAGCCTTAAAGCGGCAAGATTCAGCCAGATCCCAGCACCTTCTTTCCCGGCCTACGTCCCCACCACCTGAGAAGAAGCCTGTCAGACGTCGGCCAAGAGCAGATGTAGTCATTGTCAGAGGGAAAATTCGACTGTACTCACCTTCTGGATTCTTTCTTATCCTGGGAATCTTGGTATCTGTAGCAGGAATTGCTATGGCAGTGCTGGGTTACTGGCCTCAGAAAGAAACATTTTTAACGCCTGAGCTTGCTTTAGAGGTTAACAAAACAGAAATACTGAGAGAAACTGGGATGATGGTAAAATTTATTGAACAACATTTACattcagagaaaatgaaaatgttAGGTCCTTTCACAATGGGCATtggtatatttatttttatttgtgctaATGCCATACTTCATGAAAATCGAGATAAGGAGACAAAAGTCATTCACATGAGAGATATATATTCAACTGTTATAGATGTCCATAGTATGAGGATCAAAGAACAGAAGCACCTTAATGGAACTTTCTCAGGCTTGTGTGGGGAAATTGAGTACCGTCATTCAGACAATCCTTGTGCATCCAAACTTGCTGCCAATACCATTGCATCATTTCCTGGAAGTTACAGAAGCTCCAGTTCTATTGATGATGAAGAAAGTTTTCCTCGAGAGAACAAAAGCTTTACAAATCTTCTGCCTCCCCTTCTTATGGAGCGCTCTGGCTCTGTCTTTGGCCTTCACAGCTATCCAAACAGGACAGATGACAGAAATAGTAGCTCCAAAAAATGTGAGACTAAGTCTATAGTGTCATCATCTATCAATGCTTTTACATTGCCTGTAATAAAACTGAATAACTGTGTTATTGATGAACCTGATATTGATAATATTACAGAAGACTCAGAAATTAGCAGTAGCAGACCAAGAAATGTATCAATGGATTCACTAGTGGTACCTATTCCAGATGATGGAGGCAGACCGTACAAGTCTGCCAATGTACCTTTATCACGTAGCTTCTCTATTATGGAACCACTAAGGAGTGACTCTTCCTTAACTCCTTCACTAAGTAATGGTAAGCTTTTATCCCCAGGTGCTGCTCCAAAACAGTTTGGATCGAACACATCTTTGAACATTTTATCTTCACATTCCAAATCTTTAGACTTAGACAGAGGACCTTCTACACTTACAGTTCAAGGTGAACAAAGGAAGCACCCAAGTTGGCCTAGGCTTGACCGCAGTAATAGCAAGGGATATATGAAACTTGAGAATAAAGAAGATCCAATAGATAGTCTAATTGTGCCCCAGGCACCACCAGCCAAGAAAGACTACACCAATAAGGAGAAGCTTTTAATGATTTCAAGGTCACATAATAACTTAAGTTTTGAACATGATGAATTTTTAAATACTAACCTCAAGAGGGGTACGTCAGAAACAAGATTTTAA